One stretch of Rhizoctonia solani chromosome 8, complete sequence DNA includes these proteins:
- a CDS encoding Ras domain-containing protein codes for MNVPAGRIKIVTNIPNTTFTTWDKDAHRFISKDLWSFNFVTFCALDYRKSPPRDWNHRNFNEWFMLIHESNKTTRETRVIYCGPEYTTDGRVKGVHILLHPTPDPEGDQWTVKQYKIEEWPVKPNKAKPYEHFFHSELLKIIKSIEWKETYLYTIPPFDSNRFCINFAGFLCNMGLIDYSDVKYLLNLTRTPWPRPDGSTLPYRI; via the coding sequence ATGAACGTTCCCGCTGGTCGCATCAAAATTGTAACCAACATTCCAAATACGACTTTCACCACTTGGGATAAGGATGCCCACAGATTTATCTCAAAGGACCTATGGTCATTCAATTTCGTGACCTTTTGTGCTCTTGACTATAGGAAGAGCCCCCCTCGCGATTGGAACCACCGTAACTTCAATGAGTGGTTTATGTTGATCCACGAGAGCAATAAAACCACCAGAGAAACGCGGGTTATTTACTGTGGGCCGGAATATACTACCGACGGTCGAGTCAAGGGGGTTCACATATTACTGCACCCGACTCCTGACCCGGAAGGAGACCAATGGACGGTGAAACAGTATAAGATAGAGGAATGGCCGGTTAAACCGAACAAAGCCAAGCCATACGAGCACTTTTTTCATTCCGAACTCCTCAAAATCATCAAGAGTATCGAATGGAAGGAAACCTATTTGTATACCATCCCTCCCTTCGACTCAAACCGGTTTTGCATCAATTTTGCTGGCTTCCTCTGCAACATGGGGCTGATCGACTACTCGGATGTTAAATACCTACTCAACCTGACTCGAACCCCCTGGCCACGCCCGGATGGTTCAACTCTTCCCTACCGAATTTAA
- a CDS encoding RNA recognition motif protein codes for MVVPVIHTLMVLRQLVIMRTVPAKVDMVMTAADTAEATKTTAIEEEGVVVVVAAGSVAAIVTVTIETLVVVVIAAVADARRGQPEMTPFMTALLNKESNVRDHVAHSLSGISSTSVRRQFEEFGEIKTFFDLIANRGMVFVTYYDVRAAERARERLQDSEISGRPIDVHYSLPRGDEQAGRCERDKNQGTLLITLRQSNQTVDDHELRRLFQRFGDVKQILPAEGRNDQRLLEMYDSRAMETAHDHLQGQPLQDGIMDIEFAWDVPETPLPPGPVPGSKRQLEEREYGRDPDPQPRGRGRGRGRGGFRGEYEERERDRSWDRDRRRSRSPRGDRDRDGYGSRRGSRFDYEEPPRGGRNYGSPPPRDSGYTGSGGPGGYGPISAGSAPPTDDRLEQAKKVQQLLAALKQSQPAGAPTPPPQVAPPANNPPPPNPYAYPPSLIPSSMPPFPPTGYSAPPPGYPPYPPPPPSQPVAQPSADQSPALLASLPPSVLALLQQGPTAQASPPPAQPSQGMYGIPGYGAYAAPPQQLPPPPHMPPPSQSPPAAGQTPQAMQRLMALLSAHKRV; via the exons ATGGTGGTTCCAGTGATCCATACTTTAATGGTCCTACGTCAGCTGGTTATCATGAGAACGGTTCCGGCCAAGGTGGATATGGTGATGACCGCGGCGGATACGGCGGAGGCTACGAAG ACTACGGCGATCGAAGAGGAAGGAGTCGTGGTCGTGGTCGCGGCGGGTTCCGTGGCGGCGATAGTCACGGTGACGATCGAGACTCTAGTCGTGGTGGTTATAGCGGCCGTGGCGGACGCCCGCCGAGGCCAGCCAGAGATGACGCCGTTCATGACAGCCTTATTGAACAAAGAATCAAACGTGAGAGACCATGTCGCACACTCTTTATCCGGAATATCAAG CACAAGTGTAAGAAGGCAGTTTGAAGAGTTTGGTGAGATCAAAACATTCTTCGATTTGATCGCGAATCGAGGCATGGTGTTCGTGACATAC TATGACGTACGCGCCGCTGAGCGTGCACGCGAAAGACTCCAAGATAGTGAGATATCCGGTCGCCCCATTGATGTTCATTACAGCCTCCCTCGTGGAGACGAACAAGCCGGTCGCTGTGAACGTGACAAAAACCAG GGAACACTACTCATCACCCTTCGTCAATCGAATCAGACAGTAGACGACCACGAACTCCGACGTCTGTTCCAACGTTTCGGTGACGTAAAGCAGATTTTGCCCGCTGAAGGGCGCAATGA CCAGCGGTTACTTGAAATGTATGATAGCCGA GCAATGGAAACCGCACACGATCATCTTCAAGGACAACCGCTCCAGGATGGCATCATGGATATTGAATTTGCTTGGGACGTTCCAGAAACTCCCCTCCCCCCTGGTCCAGTTCCCGGGTCGAA GCGGCAACTAGAAGAACGCGAATATGGCCGAGACCCAGATCCGCAACCTAGGGGACGCGGAAGAGGACGGGGTCGGGGTGGTTTTCGAGGCGAATACGAGGAGCGCGAGAGAGACCGCAGTTGGGACCGGGATCGTCGGCGGTCCCGTAGTCCACGCGGTGACCGGGACCGGGATGGATATGGCTCCAGACGAGGAAGCCGGTTTGATTATGAGGAACCCCCTCGTGGTGGTCGAAATTACGGGTCTCCGCCCCCCAGAGATTCAGGATACACGGGAAGTGGAGGCCCAGGTGGATATGGTCCGATCAGCGCCGGTTCAGCTCCT CCTACCGATGACCGGTTAGAACAAGCCAAGAAAGTCCAGCAATTGCTAGCCGCACTCAAACAATCTCAGCCAGCGGGAGCACCCACCCCTCCACCTCAAGTGGCACCTCCCGCAAATaacccacctccaccaaatCCATATGCATATCCCCCATCTCTAATACCATCCTCGATGCCTCCATTCCCTCCTACAGGTTATTCTGCTCCTCCGCCGGGCTATCCGCCATATCCGCCTCCGCCGCCCAGCCAGCCAGTGGCGCAACCCAGCGCAGATCAATCCCCTGCATTACTCGCGAGTCTTCCGCCCAGTGTGTTGGCGCTATTACAGCAAGGGCCCACCGCACAAGCCTCTCCACCACCTGCCCAACCATCTCAGGGTATGTACGGAATTCCAGGGTATGGTGCATATGCTGCGCCCCCACAACAGCTGCCACCCCCACCTCATATGCCGCCCCCAAGCCAATCTCCCCCAGCGGCTGGGCAGACACCTCAAGCGATGCAGCGGCTGATGGCTCTTTTG TCGGCGCATAAACGAGTGTAA
- a CDS encoding rhamnolipids biosynthesis 3-oxoacyl-reductase — protein MANSLGNLSASALFSAAGQTVLITEGCSRTGIIAATTLVENGARVYIASKDEIRLQESKNAQIQEELSRRGPGSCDYIVANLEESRFRDSSWDLELASHVKSLLYVTGGLTESLAKAATSSIPGRIINIPIQVLRDCREDRAEAEQALSYDTHKSAVSHLTTVLSTSLACKHLR, from the exons ATGGCTAACTCGCTGGGCAACCTGTCTGCATCTGCCCTATTTAGCGCTGCTGGCCAGACGGTGCTTATCACAGAAGGGTGCTCTAGAACAGGTATCATCGCCGCAACCACTCTCGTAGAGAACGGTGCCAGGGTGTACATAGCTTCTAAAGACGAAATACGACTCCAAGAG TCAAAAAACGCCCAGATACAGGAGGAGCTTAGCAGACGTGGCCCAGGAAGTTGTGATTATATCGTAGCCAACCTTGAG GAGTCACGATTTAGAGATAGTAGTTGGGACCTAGAGTTGGCCTCCCATGTCAAGAGTTTGCTCTATG TTACCGGTGGTTTGACGGAATCGCTCGCCAAAGCCGCAACCTCCTCAATTCCTGGACGTATTATTAATATTCCGATCCAGGTCCTCCGAGATTGTCGTGAGGACCGGGCTGAAGCCGAACAGGCATTGAGCT ACGACACCCACAAATCAGCCGTGAGCCACCTCACCACGGTACTTTCGACATCTTTAGCCTGCAAGCATCTAAGGTGA
- a CDS encoding Zinc finger, C3HC4 type (RING finger) protein: MSNEKPKADSTIRMSTRPQTGNKRTESLNHLLNFTLPPRSQPLLQNVPRRSRKPNNVYYNPEKFLNAQYRFVMKPTGDYTVHFADPDIFFQWEDILQILVPRSSAFASAGTTAEGVTTCPICLSPPTAPRMTKCGHVYCFPCILHYLQLGDNTKWSRCPICFDSVNEKQLKCVRWVDPVETHPTSLVPQDDSGIEEGAQVDTNQETQTSSSEQRTIHLRLMYRPQLTTLALPRSATWPSPAVPPHQAPWHFVPDASAFARFVLATPDLIVKQLEEELVALEVERVMLASYDTQSSTANVIGVKAAAKPSSEGLGVVFVRAAEERVKLQIEKARASDTEWLQAAVKRAERDIASAERSATRATQTTTRPPEEHLLPTDPRGVAASVENVTPGPTSAPTPVNGKPRRRNVNPPSRDTTPPTYHFYQSSTGQPVFLHPLDIRILLARFHTYDSFPLELTLPIESLDIGSVNHDLRRRCKYLSHLPEGGEVVFAQVNVRGVVGEDAWREGGWEGLVDRRKKERETRHRKEERDRVRGEEKEREKARLLGAYGPPSEREGGAWGMSEDVPDPEFFSPISAPVADVHPVAETSEPQASSQPPAWGPRSFASALHSASTGTPRRQAPAIRDEDAWEVDMAWHDLEEQHARNSTAGGGASGKKSKKKLVLMGGGPGRRR; encoded by the exons ATGAGCAACGAAAAGCCCAAAGCTGACTCTACTATTCGTATGTCTACACGACCCCAAACAGGCAATAAACGAACCGAAAGTCTTAATCACCTGCTCAACTTTACGCTTCCACCTCGTTCTCAGCCACTTCTTCAGAATGTTCCTCGGCGGAGTCGCAAGCCAAATAATGTGTATTACAATCCCGAAA AGTTTTTGAACGCCCAATATAGGTTTGTCATGAAACCCACAGGTGATTATACGGTCCATTTTGCGGACCCAGACAT ATTCTTCCAATGGGAGGATATCTTACAAATCTTAGTTCCACGCTCTTCGGCATTTGCCTCCGCTGGAACAACGGCTGAGGGGGTCACCACATGCCCGATATGTTTATCCCCGCCAACGGCACCCAGAATGACCAAATGTGGACAC GTTTATTGCTTCCCTTGTATCTTGCACTATTTGCAACTTGGAGACAACACTAAATGGAGTCGTTGCCCGATTTGCTTTGACTCGGTCAACGAGAAACAGCTCAAATGCGTGCGATGGGTTGATCCAGTAGAAACACACCCCACTTCCCTGGTTCCACAAGACGATTCGGGCATTGAAGAGGGTGCCCAAGTGGATACCAACCAAGAAACACAAACTTCTTCATCCGAGCAGCGCACGATTCATTTGCGTTTGATGTATCGTCCACAGCTCACTACGTTGGCACTCCCACGTTCAGCAACATGGCCCTCCCCTGCGGTACCACCACATCAAGCCCCTTGGCACTTTGTACCTGATGCGTCTGCATTTGCTCGATTTGTGCTTGCGACACCGGACTTGATCGTCAAGCAACTTGAAGAAGAGCTGGTTGCGTTAGAAGTCGAGCGCGTTATGCTTGCATCATATGACACACAGTCAAGTACTGCAAACGTGATTGGAGTCAAGGCGGCGGCGAAGCCCTCTAGCGAGGGTCTTGGAGTTGTATTTGTTCGAGCCGCAGAGGAACGAGTAAAACTTCAGATCGAGAAGGCGCGGGCTTCAGACACCGAATGGTTGCAAGCAGCCGTGAAACGTGCTGAACGAGATATCGCCTCAGCAGAGCGCTCGGCTACTCGCGCTACACAGACCACGACTAGGCCTCCAGAAGAGCATCTGCTCCCGACGGATCCAAGAGGCGTCGCCGCTAGCGTGGAGAATGTAACTCCGGGTCCGACTTCGGCACCGACACCGGTGAACGGCAAACCCAGGCGCCGGAACGTTAATCCTCCCTCGCGGGATACGACGCCTCCTACATACCACTTTTACCAATCAAGCACAGGTCAGCCTGTTTTCCTCCACCCGCTTGATATCCGGATTCTGCTCGCCCGGTTCCATACGTATGATTCATTTCCCTTGGAACTTACCCTTCCCATCGAATCGCTTGATATCGGCTCGGTAAATCACGATCTACGGCGTAGGTGCAAATATCTTAGCCATCTTCCGGAGGGCGGAGAAGTGGTATTCGCACAGGTGAACGTAAGGGGAGTAGTGGGAGAAGATGCTTGGCGCGAAGGGGGGTGGGAGGGACTAGTTGATCGCCGAAAGAAAGAACGGGAAACCAGGCATCGTAAAGAGGAACGGGACCGTGTCAGAGGCgaggaaaaggaaagggAAAAGGCCAGGCTGCTCGGCGCATATGGCCCACCGAGTGAGCGAGAGGGCGGTGCTTGGGGAATGAGCGAGGATGTGCCCGACCCCGAGTTTTTCTCCCCTATCTCCGCGCCCGTGGCCGATGTACACCCCGTGGCCGAAACGTCCGAGCCTCAAGCTTCTTCGCAGCCCCCGGCATGGGGACCTCGATCATTTGCATCTGCACTGCACTCTGCGTCAACTGGCACACCTCGCCGCCAAGCGCCCGCCATTCGGGACGAAGATGCATGGGAGGTGGATATGGCTTGGCATGACCTAGAGGAGCAACACGCTCGTAACTCGACTGCGGGTGGCGGAGCGAGCGgaaagaagagcaagaaaaaaCTGGTTCTAATGGGAGGTGGCCCGGGTAGGCGTCGGTAG
- a CDS encoding cyclin: MVQVHPPLNPLPHKVRPSAYRCSPLTSRHTISSQELSFSLAKRNNALERVAIRNLTSQFPALSHRLSLSNIHSTTVTPVLTGLSVPAEPSTQPTPSTPLTPLEVDQSLLFETKPKTGIFNNTTKSAELLDMTLAALHSIYIEDFSQDSGILYPTPATQADVEAIMPEVGAYRDCSSPDLTDASSVSSTSSTPYSVYTPPPMSLETEPEIVYPSRGGTPKYHIASCSAHAIKAKLQSIGRTQSLPSNYQYQTQATAPRPILEDKSLRWFLTELLRRSRASASVVQLALYYLKQARQPIGEILNRKFKSIRVSGEDGVGPDTDSPLVDPRKLVLAAIMLSTKILHDHAPNSRAWSRVCGLEARQVSACESALGQALNWELMHTIVGPRDDSVLFE; this comes from the exons ATGGTCCAAGTGCATCCTCCTCTCAATCCTCTCCCCCACAAAGTCCGGCCCTCGGCTTATCGCTGCAGCCCGCTCACCTCTCGACACACTATTTCATCACAAGAACTCTCCTTTAGCCTAGCCAAACGCAATAATGCTCTGGAACGTGTAGCCATTCGCAACCTCACGTCTCAGTTTCCGGCACTATCCCACCGTTTATCGCTCTCAAACATTCACTCGACTACTGTCACACCTGTCCTTACTGGTTTATCCGTACCAGCCGAGCCTTCGACTCAACCAACTCCATCTACTCCCCTTACTCCCCTTGAGGTTGATCAGAGCTTACTATTTGAAACCAAACCGAAAACGGGTATTTTTAACAATACGACTAAATCTGCCGAACTGCTTG ATATGACCCTAGCGGCGCTTCACTCCATCTACATTGAAGATTTCAGCCAGGATTCTGGGATTTTGTACCCAACTCCCGCTACACAGGCTGATGTCGAGGCTATTATGCCTGAAGTTGGCGCATACAGGGACTGTTCCAGCCCCGACTTGACAGATGCGTCAAGTGTCTCAAGCACAAGCTCCACACCCTATTCGGTCTACACACCACCCCCGATGTCCCTGGAGACCGAGCCCGAGATCGTGTACCCGAGCCGCGGAGGCACACCCAAGTACCACATCGCCTCTTGTTCTGCGCACGCAATCAAGGCGAAGTTGCAATCGATCGGGCGTACCCAGTCGCTTCCTAGCAACTATCAGTACCAAACTCAAGCTACGGCACCTCGACCGATTTTGGAGGACAAGTCACTGCGTTGGTTCCTCACCGAACTGCTCCGCCGTTCCCGTGCATCCGCCTCGGTTGTTCAGTTGGCACTTTACTATCTCAAACAAGCTCGCCAGCCCATCGGAGAGATCCTGAACCGGAAATTCAAGTCTATCAGAGTCAGTGGGGAAGATGGTGTTGGCCCCGACACCGACTCGCCATTGGTGGATCCACGCAAGTTGGTTCTCGCTGCTATAATGCTCTCGACTAAGATTCTGCATGATCATGCCCCAAACAGTCGTGCTTGGTCTCGCGTCTGTGGTTTGGAGGCACGTCAGGTGAGTGCCTGCGAGAGCGCACTCGGACAGGCACTTAACTGGGAACTCATGCATACTATCGTCGGCCCACGCGATGATTCAGTCCTATTCGAGTAG